Proteins from a genomic interval of Marmota flaviventris isolate mMarFla1 chromosome 8, mMarFla1.hap1, whole genome shotgun sequence:
- the Hrg gene encoding histidine-rich glycoprotein, protein MKVLTALLLLISLQCSCAVSPTDCNAVEPEAEKAVDLINKWRRNGYLFQLLRVADAHLDTVGSATVYYLVLDVKESDCWVLSRNQEDCIPAHFRRPSDIVIGQCKVIVTRYSNESQDLRMNDFNCTTSSVSSALSNNKDSPVILDFFEDTEQYRKEADKALDKYKSENSDFASFRVDRVERVARGRGGERTKYYLDFSVRNCSTQHFPRPPKVFGFCRADLSYNIEASDLEAPEDLEVICEVFNFEEHRNISDVRPHWGPPHHFDGHGHSHHHPQKPHKFGFRPLPEGKDNSDRPPLQEGDFPPFLPPPGSRCHHPLFGTNETQRHPYNHSFSDHGSHGQGPHGHGPHGHGPHGHGPHGQGPHGHGPHGHGPHGHGPHGHGPNGHGPHGHGPHGHGPRGHDFDDYGPCDPPSLGQGPPDHHHRGHGPPHRHPGKRGPGKGHFPFHPRQIGSIVRLPPLNINEVLPLPEANFPNFSLPNCNNRLNTKIQPFPPSASELCPGTFKSEFLYLSKFFAYPSPK, encoded by the exons TGCTGCGGGTCGCTGATGCCCACTTGGACACAGTG GGATCTGCGACTGTCTATTATTTAGTCTTGGATGTAAAAGAATCTGACTGTTGGGTCCTGTCCAGGAACCAGGAAGACTGTATACCAGCTCATTTTAGAAGGCCGTCTGATATA GTGATTGGGCAATGTAAGGTAATAGTTACAAGATATTCAAATGAATCTCAGGACCTCCGAATGAATGACTTTAACTGCACCACCAGTTCTG tgtcttCAGCACTGAGCAATAACAAAGACAGTCCTGTAATCCTGGATTTCTTTGAGGACACGGAGCAGTACAGAAAAGAAGCTGACAAAGCCCTTGACAAGTACAAAAGCGAGAACAGTGATTTTGCCTCTTTCAGAGTGGACCGAGTAGAGAGAGTTGCGAGAGGG agaggaggggaaagaaCCAAATACTATCTGGACTTCTCTGTGAGGAACTGCTCCACACAACATTTCCCCAGACCCCCTAAA GTTTTTGGATTCTGCAGAGCAGATTTGTCCTATAATATAGAAGCCTCTGACTTGGAAGCCCCAGAAGACCTTGAAGTAATTTGTGAAGTCTTTAACTTTGAG GAACATAGAAACATCAGTGATGTGAGACCCCATTGGGGCCCTCCCCACCACTTTGATGGGCATGGACATTCTCATCATCATCCTCAGAAGCCACATAAATTCGGATTCCGACCTCTCCCAGAAGGAAAAGATAACTCTGACAGACCACCACTTCAAGAAGGAGATTTTCCACCATTTTTGCCACCTCCAGGATCAAGATGTCATCACCCTCTTTTTGGCACCAATGAGACCCAAAGACACCCTTATAATCATAGTTTCAGTGATC ACGGTTCTCATGGACAGGGACCCCATGGACATGGGCCTCATGGACACGGTCCTCATGGACATGGACCCCATGGACAAGGGCCTCATGGACATGGTCCTCATGGACATGGACCCCATGGACATGGGCCTCATGGACACGGTCCCAATGGACATGGACCCCATGGACACGGTCCCCATGGACATGGTCCCCGTGGCCATGATTTCGATGACTATGGACCCTGTGATCCACCTTCCCTTGGCCAAGGTCCCCCAGATCACCATCACCGTGGCCATGGCCCACCACATAGGCACCCAGGAAAAAGAGGCCCAGGTAAAGGACACTTTCCTTTCCATCCGAGACAAATTGGATCCATTGTTCGACTCCCTCCACTAAACATAAATGAAGTTCTTCCTCTTCCTGAAGCCAATTTCCCCAACTTCTCATTGCCAAACTGCAATAATCGCCTAAACACGAAGATTCAGCCCTTTCCTCCATCAGCCTCTGAATTGTGTCCAGGGACGTTCAAGAGTGAGTTTCTATACCTTTCCAAGTTTTTTGCATATCcatctccaaaataa